Sequence from the Fibrobacter sp. UWH4 genome:
CCGGCCCCAACTTGTCATCCCCGCAACCTTTCTTGTCATCCCCGCGAAGGCGGGGATCTCCCAGCGTCAGCCATGGGCCGGGTCGGGTGCTGCTCGCCGAGCACGCTCGGCTCATCGAGCCTTGCGATGTGTCATCCTGAGCGAAGCCCGTCAGGGCGAAGTCGATATACGAAACTTGGCAACTTGTTGCCTTAGTTGAGTTAGGTTCGAAGGAGCAGAATCTATCGCAAGTCTCGCCACAAAGGTGCGACGCCCCCTAACGCGATTCCAGTGTGTAATGTGAAGTGTGGGGTGTGGAATGATTGTTTATCGGCGGGTTATTCCGAGTCCTTGATGCAACGGACGGAGAAGCCGTTTTTCTTCCACTCGCCCCACAAAAGGGCGGAATCGTCGTCGTGTTGCAATCTCAAACAGTAGGATTTGTCGCTACCGTACACACTAGAAGACCAGAAGAACGTACCAACGCCCTTTGACCTAAAAAATTCTCCGATGTACATAAAGCCTGCAGGGAGGGCTGAGAAACCAGAGGCATTCGTTCCCGACGTAGAAGTCGAATATTCCTTCCACCAGTCCGCAGTCTTCAACTCTACACTAGCACCAAGGTAACTCCAGTAAGTAGTTAGGTCTTCAACGCCGCTCGCTATTGGTTCTACCAGTTTCTTCCACTCTTCCTTTGTAGGCAAATGCCAGCCTTTGGGACAAACGCCCTGCGTACCTTCGTTGCCAATGTCGCAATTGTAGTGATAGCCACAATTGACCTTATTCATTGCAACTTCCCAGGTGTACAGGCGACCGTACCTGGAGCAGTTCGCAGCAAACTCTTCTTCCGTCAAAACTCTTTTACTGATTTCATCAAGGGCACCGTCACCATAGCAGCCGCTCCATGCATACCTACCCAAGCTGGACACATCGCCCGGATCGTAATTCAAGTTCTGGGCCATCCATATCTGATCTCCGATTTTAACCGTCTTATAGACTTGTCCATCGCGTTCATCGGTAAACTCGCCATAGTTAATGTCCGGATTCAAGTAATCCCAGGCGGTTTTGCTAGACCCCTCGACATCGCTCGGGGTGACACTCGAAGAACTAGAGTTGCTGGACTTGGTCGATGTTCCTGCCGAAGAAGGATTGTCCTTGCTGTCGCTGGAGTCGTCGGTCACTTCGGCGGGATCGTTGGACTTGCTATCGCTCGACTTGTCACTCGATGAAGAGAAGTCGCAGTCCATCTTCTCGATGAGAGTCCCGATGACCCAGCCGTTGTTACCATCGCACACAGCCATGTCATGGTATTCCGTCAGGTAGGTGGCAACGCACTTCTGACTCTTGCCGCAGTCGTAGTCTGACAGTTCCATGAAAGTCTCGACGGTGTCAGGAATTCCACCACGGTTCCCGCCACTACCATTATCGTCACCCGCCGACGACGAGTCATCGCAGGCGGAAAGGGCGAAACCGAGCACCCCCGCAAGGGCGCAGACCGTAAACATTTTCGCGAATGTATTTTTCATAGCAAAACCTTTTGGAATTTATTCAGAGTCCTTGATGCAGCGGACAGAGAACGCGTCGTACTTACTCTCGTCGTACAGGTAAGCACCCAGGTATTTGTGGTACAAGACCATGCCGTAGGTGTAGTAGATATTGTGCTCGCTAGACGACCAGAAGCGGGCGCGGTCGCCGGCACTGTTGAAATCGCCATTGTCGTCTCTGCGGCCTGCAGGGAGAGCGGAAAAGCCGTAGTAGTCGATACCCTTGGTTGACTCGGAGTAATAGTTCCATCCTTCCTCCGACTTCAACTTTCTACCAGCAACATTTTCTCCTCCAACATTCCTAAACAAGGTCTCCCATTCATTGTAACTTGGCAGGTGCCAGCCGGCAGGGCAAATACCCTGAGAACCTTCGTAACTGTTGTTGCAAGATTCTCCATAGCCACAACCAGCCTTGTCCATGGCCACTTCCCAGGTGTACAGGCGACCGTACTTGGCGCATGAGTCCGCCTTACCGCCATAACAGCCACTCCAGGCATAATCGCCCAAGGAGTGCACATGATTTTCGTCTGGCGCATAGTTCAGATTCTGAGCCATCCAAACCTGATCTCCGATTTTAACCGTCTTATAGACTTGTCCATCGCGCAGGTCCTTCAGGGTGTTCTTATCGGCGTCATAAACGCTGGAGTCGCTGCTGCCGCCGGGAACGCTTGCGGAAGAGCCTTCCACGCCTTCGGAGCCGCTGGAGTCAGGCTCTTCGGAAGCGCTGGACTTGGTCGATGTTCCTGCCGAAGAAGGATTGTCCTTGCTGTCGCTGGAGTCGTCGGTCACTTCGGCGGGATCGTTGGACTTGCCGCTGCTGGAGATTGCTTCGTCCTTACAGTCCTCGCAATGACGAGATGACGATGACATTTCGGCACTGCTACTCAGGACACTTGTTTCGCCGTCATCACCCCCCGCCGACGAAGAATCGTCACAGGCGGAAAGGGCGAAACCGAGCACCCCCGCAAGGGCGTAGACCATAAACTTTTTCGCGAATGTGTTTTTCATAGAGAAACCTTTTGAGATTTAGTCCGAGTCCTTGACGCAACGGACCGCGTGGCCGAAGTACTTTGTGCGGTAGCTCCAAGTCGCGAGCGCAGTATAGTAGGTCATCTTCATGATGTACGCGTTGTCCCCCATGTACTCCGAAGAGGACCAGAAGTGCGAGTATTGACCCGCGTAGTAGAAGTACCCGCCGGTCTCTTTGGCGCCGGACGGGAGCGCCGAAAAGCCATAAGCGTCCGTGCCGATGACATCCATGCCGCGGTACGCATCGATTTGCCAGCCTTCAGTCGTCTTCAGCATCGTTCCCGCAGTAGACACACCGCCCACCGCGTCGATCAGCACATTCCACTCCGCCGTATCGGGCAAGTGCCAGCCGTTCGGGCAGACGCCCTGCACCCTTCCGGTATCCGCCGCGCATTTCCAACCACGACCGCAACCGGTCTTGACACTGTCCATCGCCCCAGCCCAAGTGTAGAGACGTCCATACTTGGCGCAGGAGTCCGCACTTTCTTTGTAGCATTTGCTGCCAAAATTCTCGCCATGAAAATCATTGTAGTTGTAGTCGAAATTCATGTTTTCGGCCATCCAAATCTGCTCACCAATCTGAACAGTCTTATAAACCTGACCATCTCGCTCATCGAGAATTTCACCATACTTACCCGCTTCAAGGAATTCCTGGTTCAGGTATTCTGTCGTGAAGCAGTTGTATTTGGAACAATCGCATGTTCCAGACGGCATGACCTTCGCTTCGGCATAACTTTTCGGAACTTCGCCCTTACTAGACGAAGACTCTAACTTGTCCGCGGAACTGCTGCTGGACGAGTCACCCGACTTCACAGAACTTGAACTCTTGGAGTCAGAAGAAGTCTTGGTTTCTTTCGCCGAACTGCTGGACTTGGCGTCGCTGTCCGGCAGCCCCTTCTCCACCGACGAACTGGAGCCTTCGGCAGGCCCACTATCCTTATCAGTGGCCTTGGCGCTCGACGAAGAAAAGTCGCAGTCCATCTTCTCGATGAGAGTCCCGATGACCCAGCCGTTGTCGCCATCGCACACTGCCATGTCATGGTATTCCGTCAGGTAGGTGGCGACACACTTCTGACTCTTGCCGCAGTCGTAATCCGACAGTTCCATGAATGTCTCGACGGTGTCAGGAATACCACCACGATTGCCGCCACTACCATTATCACCCCCCGCCGACGACGAGTCATCGCAGGCGGAAAGGGCAAACCCAAGGCAAAGTGCCGTCAGGATGGATCCTATCGCCGCTGATTCTATCGGGGCTCTGCCCCTCCAGAATGACAGGCTCCAGGATGACTGTAAAAAAGAATTTCTCATAAAAAACATCCCTTTGTAAACCTTACCCCCTAAAAATAACAAAGCACCCCCGTTCAGCGCAAGCCTTCAACGCACACAAAAAAAACTTTTTTTTCGCTTCGGACAAAAAATTTTCTATATGTCTCACATTGCGACATATGGAGAATTTTCTTAAAGGGAGAGTGATAAAAAGCATATCTTATCAAAATTTTCCGCTCCGTAAAAATTGCAATTTTTTCTCTAATAAGGTAAATTTGAAGAAGCCCTATGAAACCGATATCCGACTACAACGACTACCGCCCTTTTATCAGGGATTTCTACGAAGAACGTAAGTTGATGACGGGTCTGTCCTGGCGCGGCTTCAACAAGATGGCGGGATATGCCAATACAAGATTCTTGAAACTTGTCTGCGACGGAAAGTCAAAGTTGAGCAGTGTCGGCGCAAGTCGCCTGGCAAAACTCATGGGGCTTTCCAAAATCCAGACATCCTACTTCTTGGCACTTGTCACCTACTGCAATTCTCCCGTAGAAAAGAAGAAACTTGCCGCCCTTGAACACATGCAGTCCCTGGCAAAGGACGACAGGATCCGGGTCGTAGGGGGCGACGGCTACGAATACTTCAAGAACTGGTGGAACCCAATCTTAAGGGAACTTGCCCCTAGGGTCGCCAATGCCACGCCGTCAAAAATCGCGAACATGCTCCACGAGAGCGTGACTCCCGAGAACGTGAAGAAATCCCTGGATTTCCTGGTCCAGGCGGGGTTTCTGAAGGAGCGGCGCAACAGGTATGTCCAATCCGACAAGGCAATCCTTGGCTCGTCCGAGAAGATTCCGCGGGCCATCCGCGGCATGCACAGGCAGATGGCAAGGCTTGCGGAGAAGGCCGTCGAGGCATTCCCCGTAACGGAGCGCAACTTTTCGGGAATGACGGTCGCCGTGAATCGTGCGGCATACGAGCAGATTGTAAACGAACTGGACATCTGCCGCAAGAAAATCGCCGGAATCGTTTCTGCCACGGAGAGTTGTGACCGAATTTACAGGGTGAACCTGCAGTTGTTCCCGTTGACAAAAGAGATTAAAAAATGAGATTTTCCCCGAACATTCTATCCATCCCCTGCCTTGCGTTCCTGTTCTGCACCGCCTGCAGCGATTCGGAAAAGGAAATCGCCAACGGCTACACCGAAGAGCAGAACGCCAGCCTGGACAGCGCCGCCTATGCAAGGCTCATGACATGGGAACCCAAGGTCGCCCTGAGGCTCGTGGAAGTCAAGGACAAGGAACGGGGC
This genomic interval carries:
- a CDS encoding FISUMP domain-containing protein — protein: MKNTFAKMFTVCALAGVLGFALSACDDSSSAGDDNGSGGNRGGIPDTVETFMELSDYDCGKSQKCVATYLTEYHDMAVCDGNNGWVIGTLIEKMDCDFSSSSDKSSDSKSNDPAEVTDDSSDSKDNPSSAGTSTKSSNSSSSSVTPSDVEGSSKTAWDYLNPDINYGEFTDERDGQVYKTVKIGDQIWMAQNLNYDPGDVSSLGRYAWSGCYGDGALDEISKRVLTEEEFAANCSRYGRLYTWEVAMNKVNCGYHYNCDIGNEGTQGVCPKGWHLPTKEEWKKLVEPIASGVEDLTTYWSYLGASVELKTADWWKEYSTSTSGTNASGFSALPAGFMYIGEFFRSKGVGTFFWSSSVYGSDKSYCLRLQHDDDSALLWGEWKKNGFSVRCIKDSE
- a CDS encoding fibrobacter succinogenes major paralogous domain-containing protein, with the translated sequence MKNTFAKKFMVYALAGVLGFALSACDDSSSAGGDDGETSVLSSSAEMSSSSRHCEDCKDEAISSSGKSNDPAEVTDDSSDSKDNPSSAGTSTKSSASEEPDSSGSEGVEGSSASVPGGSSDSSVYDADKNTLKDLRDGQVYKTVKIGDQVWMAQNLNYAPDENHVHSLGDYAWSGCYGGKADSCAKYGRLYTWEVAMDKAGCGYGESCNNSYEGSQGICPAGWHLPSYNEWETLFRNVGGENVAGRKLKSEEGWNYYSESTKGIDYYGFSALPAGRRDDNGDFNSAGDRARFWSSSEHNIYYTYGMVLYHKYLGAYLYDESKYDAFSVRCIKDSE
- a CDS encoding fibrobacter succinogenes major paralogous domain-containing protein — encoded protein: MRNSFLQSSWSLSFWRGRAPIESAAIGSILTALCLGFALSACDDSSSAGGDNGSGGNRGGIPDTVETFMELSDYDCGKSQKCVATYLTEYHDMAVCDGDNGWVIGTLIEKMDCDFSSSSAKATDKDSGPAEGSSSSVEKGLPDSDAKSSSSAKETKTSSDSKSSSSVKSGDSSSSSSADKLESSSSKGEVPKSYAEAKVMPSGTCDCSKYNCFTTEYLNQEFLEAGKYGEILDERDGQVYKTVQIGEQIWMAENMNFDYNYNDFHGENFGSKCYKESADSCAKYGRLYTWAGAMDSVKTGCGRGWKCAADTGRVQGVCPNGWHLPDTAEWNVLIDAVGGVSTAGTMLKTTEGWQIDAYRGMDVIGTDAYGFSALPSGAKETGGYFYYAGQYSHFWSSSEYMGDNAYIMKMTYYTALATWSYRTKYFGHAVRCVKDSD
- a CDS encoding TIGR02147 family protein translates to MKPISDYNDYRPFIRDFYEERKLMTGLSWRGFNKMAGYANTRFLKLVCDGKSKLSSVGASRLAKLMGLSKIQTSYFLALVTYCNSPVEKKKLAALEHMQSLAKDDRIRVVGGDGYEYFKNWWNPILRELAPRVANATPSKIANMLHESVTPENVKKSLDFLVQAGFLKERRNRYVQSDKAILGSSEKIPRAIRGMHRQMARLAEKAVEAFPVTERNFSGMTVAVNRAAYEQIVNELDICRKKIAGIVSATESCDRIYRVNLQLFPLTKEIKK